In Drosophila nasuta strain 15112-1781.00 chromosome 2R, ASM2355853v1, whole genome shotgun sequence, a single genomic region encodes these proteins:
- the LOC132785931 gene encoding uncharacterized protein LOC132785931 yields the protein MKLFVCLLALAATVATANAGLLGLLKGGGGGGYGGGSNYGGGWSNGGGYGGGYGGGYGGGSGGVQVIKVIDAGHGGGYGGGYGGGYNSGYGGGYGGGYNSGYGGGYSGGYGGGYGGGYGGGHGGSYGGGHGGRVDVYKVITTTSTSGGYGGGYGGNYGGYSGNYGGNYGGNVGGYGGYGGGYGHGGWSTGKSGWWKK from the exons ATGAAA TTGTTCGTGTGTCTCTTGGCTTTGGCCGCAACTGTGGCAACCGCAAATGCAGGACTCTTGGGACTTCTCAAgggcggcggcggtggtggcTATGGAGGTGGCAGCAACTACGGCGGTGGCTGGTCCAATGGTGGCGGCTATGGTGGCGGCTATGGAGGCGGATATGGCGGTGGATCTGGTGGAGTTCAAGTCATTAAAGTAATCGACGCTGGACACGGAGGTGGTTATGGCGGCGGATATGGAGGCGGATACAATAGCGGATATGGAGGCGGATATGGGGGTGGATACAACTCCGGATATGGAGGTGGATACAGTGGTGGATACGGCGGCGGCTATGGCGGTGGCTATGGCGGTGGTCATGGCGGTAGCTATGGAGGCGGCCATGGCGGTCGTGTCGATGTCTACAAGGTCATCACAACCACTTCGACCAGCGGAGGATATGGTGGCGGTTATGGCGGCAACTATGGTGGCTACAGTGGCAACTATGGTGGCAACTATGGCGGCAATGTTGGCGGCTATGGAGGTTATGGTGGCGGATATGGCCATGGTGGCTGGTCAACCGGCAAGTCTGGCTGGTGGAAGAAATAA
- the LOC132786796 gene encoding uncharacterized protein LOC132786796, with product MTLKQKHVRAQAVSLLFILTTLCLAGNGDAATEQLNNVMPGGNQNAGARTLLRVYDECNRAESGFTPCLKKKAISFIDRIAPIDAINVADGIKLMRLESAPRPPAYSENELESTLARSSGTDRDTKLTNMLIERLSYFFNGHSLQVSFPKLTSDEIGRGLEEGRGKMKKMGMMMAMMVATKLMGMLPIAMGALYILAGKALIISKIALLLAGIIGLKKLMAGKSSGGSSGWSSGGGGGGGGGWSSGGGGGGGGGGWDRRSLTEAQEMAYRAHSRQQAAQQQQQQQQQQQYQQPLAAGLQQTQTKS from the exons atgacATTGAAACAAAAGCATGTTCGAGCTCAAGCTGTGAGCCTGCTGTTCATCTTAACAACACTCTGTCTAGCCGGCAATGGCGATGCGGCCACCGAGCAGCTAAACAATGTGATGCCTGGCGGCAATCAAAATGCCGGCGCAAGGACCTTGCTGCGTGTCTACGACGAATGCAATCGGGCCGAGAGTGGTTTTACGCCATGTCTGAAAAAGAAGGCCATCTCGTTTATAGACCGCATTGCGCCCATCGATGCGATTAACGTGGCTGATGGCATTAAACTGATGCGCCTAGAGTCTGCGCCACGCCCACCTGCCTATAGCGAGAACGAACTGGAATCGACGCTGGCACGCTCCTCGGGCACCGATCGCGATACAAAACTAACAAACATGCTAATTGAGCGCTTAAGCTATTTCTTCAATGGCCACTCGCTGCAAGTTAGCTTCCCGAAATTGACTTCCGACGAGATTGGACGCGGCCTAGAGGAAG GCCGCGGCAAGATGAAGAAAATGGGCATGATGATGGCCATGATGGTGGCAACAAAACTTATGGGCATGCTGCCCATTGCCATGGGAGCACTCTACATATTGGCGGGCAAGGCGTTAATTATCTCCAAGATTGCACTGCTCTTGGCCGGCATAATTGGACTGAAGAAACTCATGGCCGGCAAGTCATCGGGCGGCAGTTCCGGTTGGTCAtctggcggcggcggcggtggaggCGGCGGTTGGTCCTCGGGCggaggaggcggcggcggcggcggtggctgGGACAGACGTTCGTTGACCGAAGCACAGGAGATGGCCTATCGTGCGCacagcaggcagcaagcagcacagcagcagcaacaacagcagcagcagcaacagtatcAGCAGCCATTGGCGGCGGGACTGCAGCAGACGCAGACAAAGTCATAA